A region from the Triticum aestivum cultivar Chinese Spring chromosome 3D, IWGSC CS RefSeq v2.1, whole genome shotgun sequence genome encodes:
- the LOC123073616 gene encoding PR5-like receptor kinase: MAATATSVVTRLLLFRLLLPVVSTTTAVTFNITNRCSYTVWPAAMLLDDDNWPVGGGGMRLDQGKTWTLNMADDISSGDIWARTGCSFDSKGNGSCQTGDCGGLLACKNRGEPPFTTADFALNQHGSNTFFDISLRNGFNVPMEFLPVPDKGQGLGCSKGPRCVADITSQCPSKLKAPGGCSSSCQVFNNQVHCCTGSHCEPTKYSAFFVRMCPQALSFSNHAPKETDFSCPTGVNYQVVFCPPINLASSPAPSPPNSTAIGPSSTGPSSKKVDTVVSIAITGSVVSFILTTAFILFVVHRRLTRRCHEMEEEEAEFGKLQGTPMRFTFQQLDVATEQFKDKLGEGGFGSVYKGRLGEERIAVKRLDRAGQGKSEFLAEVQTIGSIHHINLVRLFGFCAEKSHKLLVYEYMPKGSLDKWIYCRHDNTAPPLEWKVRCKIITNIAKGLAYLHEECMQRIAHLDVKPQNILIDDDFNAKISDFGLCKLIDRDMSQVVTRMRGTPGYLAPEWLTSHITEKADVYSFGVVVMEIVSGRKNLDTCRSEESIHLITLLEEKVKNGHLVDLIDKNSNDMQAHEQDVIQMMKLAMWCLQIDCKRRPKMSEVVKVLEGTMDAESSIDHNFVATHQANFGIAGNVNSSAPPVASHLSGPR, from the coding sequence ATGGCAGCCACGGCTACCTCTGTAGTAACTCGCCTCCTCCTCTTCCGCCTCCTCCTGCCAGTCGTAAGCACTACCACCGCCGTCACGTTCAACATCACCAACCGATGTTCCTACACCGTGTGGCCGGCGGCTATGCTACTGGACGATGACAACTGGCCAGTGGGCGGCGGCGGCATGCGGCTGGACCAAGGGAAGACATGGACCCTCAACATGGCTGATGACATCAGTAGCGGGGACATCTGGGCACGAACAGGCTGCTCATTCGACAGCAAAGGCAACGGGTCGTGCCAGACAGGTGACTGCGGCGGCCTGCTCGCCTGCAAGAACCGTGGTGAGCCGCCCTTCACAACTGCTGATTTTGCGCTCAACCAGCATGGCAGCAACACTTTCTTCGATATCTCACTCCGCAACGGCTTCAACGTACCCATGGAGTTCCTGCCAGTGCCGGACAAGGGGCAAGGACTAGGGTGCAGCAAGGGGCCACGCTGCGTGGCCGACATCACGTCGCAGTGTCCAAGCAAGCTCAAGGCGCCGGGAGGCTGCAGCAGCTCATGTCAAGTGTTTAACAATCAGGTGCACTGCTGCACCGGATCCCACTGTGAACCCACCAAATACTCGGCCTTCTTTGTGCGGATGTGCCCGCAAGCATTAAGCTTCTCCAACCATGCTCCCAAAGAAACCGACTTCAGTTGCCCGACAGGAGTCAACTACCAGGTAGTCTTCTGCCCCCCGATCAATCTAGCATCTTCGCCGGCTCCAAGTCCTCCTAATTCAACTGCTATTGGGCCATCAAGCACAGGACCCTCATCCAAAAAAGTAGACACAGTTGTTTCAATTGCAATTACAGGGTCTGTAGTCAGTTTCATTTTAACTACCGCATTCATCCTTTTCGTCGTACATCGAAGACTGACACGACGATGCCATgagatggaggaagaggaggcagaGTTCGGTAAGCTGCAAGGAACACCGATGAGGTTCACGTTTCAACAGTTAGATGTGGCAACCGAGCAATTCAAAGACAAGCTTGGGGAAGGAGGATTTGGGTCTGTTTACAAGGGACGGCTAGGTGAGGAAAGGATTGCGGTAAAACGTTTGGATCGAGCTGGACAGGGAAAGAGCGAATTCTTGGCAGAGGTTCAGACAATCGGCAGCATTCATCATATCAATCTGGTGAGGCTGTTTGGTTTCTGCGCTGAGAAATCCCATAAGCTCTTGGTTTATGAGTATATGCCAAAAGGATCATTGGACAAGTGGATCTACTGTAGACATGACAATACTGCTCCTCCACTAGAATGGAAGGTACGATGCAAGATTATTACTAACATAGCTAAGGGTCTCGCTTATCTTCATGAGGAGTGCATGCAGAGAATTGCTCATTTGGATGTCAAACCACAAAATATTCTCATAGATGACGACTTCAATGCTAAAATTTCTGATTTTGGTTTGTGCAAGCTCATAGATAGGGACATGAGCCAAGTGGTTACTAGAATGAGAGGCACACCTGGATATTTAGCCCCTGAATGGTTGACATCACATATCACGGAGAAGGCCGATGTCTATAGTTTCGGCGTGGTGGTCATGGAAATCGTCAGTGGAAGAAAGAACCTTGACACTTGCCGGTCCGAAGAGAGCATCCATCTTATTACTCTATTGGAAGAAAAGGTGAAGAACGGTCACTTGGTAGATTTGATTGACAAGAACAGTAATGACATGCAAGCACACGAGCAGGATGTAATCCAGATGATGAAGCTAGCAATGTGGTGCTTGCAGATCGATTGCAAAAGAAGGCCTAAAATGTCCGAGGTAGTGAAGGTCTTGGAAGGTACCATGGATGCAGAGAGCAGTATAGATCACAACTTTGTTGCAACACACCAAGCGAATTTTGGCATTGCTGGAAATG